The proteins below come from a single Candidatus Nanoarchaeia archaeon genomic window:
- a CDS encoding metal-dependent hydrolase, translating to MPDWVGHILFALILCEIGRVKKGEMRALVVLGALLPDIVSKAHLLGFFLPFNAEQMFLFFHPTAHSLLGAFLLALIASGLFVYDQKKAFLLLSIGSVSHILADMTNRFFVYGPIHVWLPFSFQSTFAGLFWSDEYLYQILLFLVLYMALLAVKGWKR from the coding sequence GTGCCTGACTGGGTAGGCCATATCTTATTTGCATTGATCCTCTGCGAGATTGGCAGGGTCAAAAAAGGAGAGATGAGAGCTCTTGTTGTCCTTGGCGCATTATTGCCTGATATCGTGAGCAAGGCACATCTTCTGGGATTCTTTCTTCCGTTTAATGCAGAGCAGATGTTCCTGTTTTTCCATCCGACAGCTCATTCGTTATTAGGGGCGTTTTTGCTTGCCTTGATTGCCTCAGGATTGTTTGTTTATGACCAGAAGAAGGCTTTTTTGCTGTTGAGCATTGGCTCTGTTTCCCATATCCTGGCTGACATGACGAATCGGTTTTTTGTCTATGGGCCGATTCATGTGTGGCTTCCGTTCTCGTTCCAGAGCACGTTTGCAGGACTGTTCTGGAGCGATGAGTATTTATATCAAATCCTTCTGTTTCTGGTGTTGTATATGGCTCTACTTGCTGTCAAGGGATGGAAACGATGA
- a CDS encoding lysylphosphatidylglycerol synthase transmembrane domain-containing protein, with translation METMKWVHALMRIGFGVAILAALFYTVGIKEVINHLGQANVLVVVLAVTFFGLGMLIGAGNFMMLAWPVNNKIRYLEFVRIFSLSWAISLFLPSRIGELSLIYYLKKEGIEMGKAAALFLIDKMITTAIIVTLAVFGFFLFFPETNAAFTVLLILLGAGILGLLVFLEPVRMFTRRHVLRSYAGRFDKFLDTFIYYVKNHKARLSLNFCISVVKWFVLTWFMWFLFKSIGVSLDLFTLMEIQAMLVIVALVPITLNGLGVRESAGVFLYSQVGVNAEAAAAFFLLLLILNYIIASLIFLFFWGRVKEHVKAAGEESQ, from the coding sequence ATGGAAACGATGAAATGGGTTCATGCCCTTATGCGAATCGGGTTTGGAGTTGCTATCCTTGCTGCTTTGTTCTATACTGTCGGGATTAAGGAGGTTATTAACCATCTTGGCCAGGCTAATGTATTGGTTGTTGTGCTTGCTGTCACCTTTTTCGGCCTCGGGATGCTCATCGGAGCAGGGAATTTCATGATGCTGGCGTGGCCGGTGAATAATAAGATTAGGTATCTTGAGTTTGTCAGAATCTTTTCCCTAAGCTGGGCGATAAGCCTGTTCCTGCCTTCAAGGATTGGAGAGCTTTCCCTTATTTACTATCTGAAGAAGGAAGGGATAGAGATGGGCAAGGCTGCGGCATTATTTTTGATTGATAAGATGATTACGACTGCGATCATTGTTACGCTTGCCGTGTTTGGATTCTTCTTGTTCTTTCCTGAGACGAATGCTGCATTCACAGTCTTGCTTATTCTGTTAGGAGCCGGGATTTTAGGGCTGTTGGTTTTTCTTGAGCCTGTAAGAATGTTCACCCGAAGACACGTCTTGAGGTCTTATGCAGGCAGGTTTGACAAATTTCTAGATACGTTTATTTACTATGTGAAGAATCACAAGGCAAGGCTGTCTTTGAATTTCTGCATTTCAGTCGTCAAGTGGTTTGTTCTGACGTGGTTCATGTGGTTTTTGTTTAAGAGCATTGGCGTTTCTCTGGATCTTTTTACTTTGATGGAAATCCAGGCGATGCTTGTGATCGTTGCTTTGGTTCCTATCACGTTAAATGGACTCGGGGTCAGGGAATCTGCAGGGGTCTTTCTGTATTCTCAAGTAGGGGTGAATGCTGAGGCTGCCGCTGCTTTCTTTCTTCTTTTGCTGATATTGAACTATATCATTGCAAGCCTGATATTTCTGTTCTTTTGGGGAAGGGTTAAGGAGCATGTGAAGGCTGCTGGAGAGGAGTCGCAATGA
- a CDS encoding glycosyltransferase family 39 protein, whose amino-acid sequence MHPKTAVRWLIAVMIATLAFKIAISFLPVEFLLTKTIDEDAFYYFMLSQNIASGNGATFDRVNPTNGFQPLWTWMLVPLYWIFPAFSLQAVTLSLVVLMIFSVATSYFVFRIVEKYTNSSAGLVAGLFWLLNPFVFFIGLNGMETAMAGWFFGLLIFVYVNLRKGVFEMKDYFLIGITAALAIYSRFDAVLLFIVILFDMMVAQTGNIAEKFKPAFFTGIIVTLLILPWFVWNYVNFDTIRQVSSVAIPFQHHQWFLEEYGSYLSGAFVWREVSYASIAAGIAFMISGFGGLLPFGMVRYSYYFSSLSSILVWGGIGLIILLFIIKTGGKFKGFYAKIKSLNFLLVFSLLIFLYYPLYHWYLPMRYFYPLLIVISIYFGLLFYYLSWVALKKYHYRTIALGFLGVLVLLSFVQSGREFWSFGRSPWHKEFLDDASWIKANTPPDAVIGAFNAGILGYFSGRRVVNLDGVINNNAFEAMKGERLGEFMLEQNISYLSDHQHSVDIFSTFYGKEWGKEHLRLERQIPGTFHGDNPRVIYRVLQNATLKY is encoded by the coding sequence ATGCATCCCAAAACAGCAGTGAGATGGCTTATTGCAGTGATGATTGCAACCCTTGCTTTTAAGATCGCTATCAGTTTTCTGCCTGTTGAGTTCCTGCTGACAAAGACTATTGATGAGGATGCTTTTTATTATTTCATGCTGAGCCAGAACATTGCTTCTGGAAATGGAGCAACGTTTGACAGAGTCAATCCTACGAATGGGTTCCAGCCGTTATGGACATGGATGCTTGTTCCTCTGTATTGGATATTTCCTGCATTTTCATTGCAGGCTGTTACGCTGTCTCTTGTTGTGCTGATGATATTTAGTGTTGCTACTTCATATTTTGTGTTTAGGATTGTTGAGAAATATACGAATTCTTCTGCAGGGTTAGTTGCAGGATTGTTTTGGCTGCTGAATCCGTTTGTGTTTTTTATCGGGCTGAATGGAATGGAGACTGCAATGGCTGGATGGTTTTTTGGGTTATTGATATTTGTGTATGTAAATTTGAGGAAGGGTGTATTTGAGATGAAGGATTATTTTCTTATAGGCATTACTGCTGCGTTGGCAATCTACAGTCGTTTTGATGCTGTGCTGCTGTTTATTGTCATTCTCTTCGATATGATGGTTGCTCAGACGGGGAATATTGCGGAGAAATTTAAGCCTGCTTTTTTTACCGGGATTATTGTTACTTTGCTTATTCTTCCGTGGTTTGTGTGGAATTATGTGAACTTTGATACAATACGGCAGGTGAGCAGCGTTGCGATTCCGTTCCAGCACCATCAATGGTTCCTTGAGGAGTATGGAAGCTACTTGAGCGGCGCGTTTGTGTGGAGGGAGGTGTCCTATGCAAGTATTGCCGCAGGAATCGCTTTCATGATCTCGGGATTCGGGGGATTGCTGCCTTTCGGGATGGTGAGATATAGTTATTACTTCTCGTCATTGAGTTCTATACTTGTGTGGGGAGGTATAGGATTGATTATCCTTTTATTCATTATCAAGACTGGGGGGAAGTTTAAAGGGTTTTATGCAAAAATAAAGAGCCTGAATTTCCTGCTTGTCTTTAGCCTGCTGATTTTCCTGTACTATCCCTTGTACCACTGGTATCTTCCGATGAGGTATTTTTATCCGTTGCTTATTGTTATTTCAATCTATTTTGGGCTGCTCTTTTATTATTTGTCTTGGGTTGCCTTGAAAAAATACCATTATAGAACTATCGCACTCGGTTTTTTAGGAGTCCTGGTGCTTTTGTCTTTTGTCCAATCCGGAAGAGAATTCTGGAGCTTTGGAAGAAGCCCTTGGCATAAGGAGTTCCTGGATGACGCCTCCTGGATTAAAGCCAATACTCCGCCGGATGCTGTGATAGGGGCGTTTAATGCAGGGATTTTAGGCTATTTCAGCGGAAGGAGGGTCGTGAACCTGGATGGGGTTATCAACAATAATGCGTTTGAGGCGATGAAAGGAGAGAGGCTTGGAGAGTTTATGCTGGAGCAGAACATCAGCTACCTTTCGGATCACCAGCACTCTGTGGATATCTTTTCTACGTTTTACGGGAAAGAATGGGGAAAAGAGCATTTACGGCTTGAAAGACAGATTCCAGGAACGTTTCATGGGGATAATCCGAGGGTGATTTATAGGGTGCTTCAAAACGCAACCCTTAAATATTAG
- a CDS encoding DUF2080 family transposase-associated protein, translated as METKVVQRFGNSGHVVLPKEYVGKRIAFLGQPKIFGDIKREVLEMLAPCSEHILGVYLYGSYARQEEAAESDVDILVVADRKLQLEKKILAYSIAVVTLNEMDTLLRENAVLLLPIIKEAKAVINPMLLEGYKEKTFTFRNTHTFLENTTKILGLNRKGLDMDFEIGSLVYSLMLRIRGLLMIELIRNGGSYSKSALFEFLRSNGISAAKIKEFYTIYGNEREGERVTESSVIGKRDIELLLRTAEQLLGKAEAGIR; from the coding sequence ATGGAAACAAAGGTTGTGCAGAGATTCGGAAACAGCGGCCATGTCGTGCTGCCCAAAGAGTATGTTGGAAAACGGATAGCATTTCTAGGCCAGCCTAAAATCTTTGGAGACATCAAGAGGGAAGTGTTAGAGATGCTGGCTCCCTGTTCTGAGCATATTCTCGGGGTTTATCTGTATGGATCCTATGCCAGGCAAGAAGAGGCCGCTGAGTCAGATGTTGATATCCTGGTCGTTGCTGATCGCAAGCTGCAATTGGAAAAGAAGATACTGGCCTATTCGATTGCGGTTGTTACCCTCAATGAGATGGATACCTTATTGAGAGAGAATGCAGTTCTTCTGCTTCCAATAATTAAAGAGGCTAAAGCTGTCATTAACCCGATGCTCCTTGAAGGGTATAAAGAGAAGACATTTACTTTCAGGAATACTCATACATTTTTGGAGAACACTACCAAGATATTGGGGCTGAATAGGAAAGGGCTTGATATGGATTTTGAGATTGGAAGCCTTGTATATTCCCTGATGCTGAGAATCCGGGGGCTCTTGATGATTGAGCTTATTAGGAATGGCGGCTCTTACTCGAAATCTGCATTATTTGAGTTCTTGCGAAGCAACGGGATCTCCGCCGCTAAGATTAAGGAGTTCTACACGATTTACGGCAATGAGAGAGAAGGTGAGAGAGTAACAGAAAGCAGCGTAATCGGCAAGAGGGATATTGAGTTATTATTGAGGACTGCTGAACAATTGCTGGGGAAGGCTGAGGCTGGAATCCGATGA
- the msrB gene encoding peptide-methionine (R)-S-oxide reductase MsrB has product MQKQDWKKKLTPEQYHILRENGTETAFTGKYWNTKDKGMYVCAGCGAKLFSSGTKFDSGTGWPSFWKPVSEEAVEKKSDTSHFMRRTEVLCKKCGGHLGHVFDDGPKPTGKRYCINSACLELKKKG; this is encoded by the coding sequence ATGCAAAAACAGGACTGGAAAAAGAAGCTTACTCCAGAGCAATACCATATCCTCCGGGAAAATGGGACTGAGACTGCGTTCACTGGAAAATACTGGAATACAAAGGATAAAGGGATGTATGTGTGCGCCGGTTGCGGAGCAAAGCTGTTTTCTTCTGGCACGAAGTTTGATTCTGGAACAGGATGGCCCAGCTTCTGGAAGCCTGTTTCTGAAGAGGCTGTGGAGAAGAAATCTGATACAAGCCACTTTATGAGAAGGACTGAGGTTCTATGCAAGAAATGCGGAGGGCATCTTGGGCATGTCTTTGATGATGGGCCTAAGCCGACAGGAAAGAGGTACTGCATCAATTCTGCGTGTTTGGAATTGAAGAAGAAGGGATAG
- a CDS encoding glycosyltransferase family 2 protein: MNIAITIPAFNEEKTISALLDKLKQVIRQNGYNAKILVVDDGSKDRTAEIAKSKGAVVFRHPSNLGLAETFRTEMEQILLLNPDIIVHIDADSQYLPEEIHLLVNEINKGADLVLGSRFKGKIEHMPIIKRIGNKAFSSLISRIIQKHFSDFQTGFRAFTREVAEQVKITSRFTYTQEQIIRAVKQKFKVVEVPVHFNRRHGKSRLMKGPFDYALKAGVNLFRIYRDYEPLKFFGLFGAIIFLPGFLLGIWLTYLFLTTGIVGHFPSIMLAVLLISISIQVWLFAFLADMLRK; encoded by the coding sequence ATGAACATAGCCATAACCATCCCTGCCTTTAACGAAGAGAAGACGATAAGCGCTCTTCTTGACAAACTGAAGCAAGTGATACGCCAAAATGGCTATAACGCAAAGATTCTGGTTGTTGATGATGGTTCCAAAGACAGGACAGCAGAAATAGCCAAGTCCAAAGGAGCGGTCGTCTTCAGGCATCCCAGCAACCTAGGCTTAGCCGAGACCTTCCGAACCGAGATGGAGCAAATTCTGCTATTGAATCCAGATATTATAGTCCATATTGATGCAGACAGCCAATATCTTCCAGAAGAGATCCATTTATTAGTGAACGAGATAAATAAAGGGGCAGACCTTGTCCTTGGAAGCAGATTCAAAGGAAAGATTGAGCATATGCCCATCATAAAGCGGATAGGAAACAAAGCGTTCTCCAGCCTCATCTCAAGGATCATCCAGAAGCATTTCTCAGACTTTCAGACAGGCTTCCGGGCATTTACAAGGGAAGTCGCAGAGCAGGTCAAGATAACCTCCAGGTTCACCTACACCCAGGAGCAGATTATCCGGGCAGTCAAGCAGAAATTCAAGGTGGTTGAAGTTCCAGTACACTTCAACAGAAGGCACGGAAAATCAAGGCTGATGAAAGGCCCGTTTGACTACGCATTGAAGGCAGGGGTCAACCTGTTCAGGATCTACCGTGATTATGAGCCGTTAAAATTCTTCGGCCTTTTCGGAGCAATAATTTTCCTGCCAGGCTTCCTTCTTGGAATCTGGCTCACCTACCTCTTCCTGACAACAGGCATTGTCGGCCATTTTCCCAGCATCATGCTTGCAGTTCTTTTGATAAGCATATCAATCCAGGTCTGGCTGTTTGCATTCTTGGCTGATATGCTGAGGAAGTGA